CAGTGGTTTTTGCCTTGCATTTAGTGTTGATTTTCAATGGGAGGTATAATGGGCAGAAGGCAAAAATAGCTGTCAGAATAAAGATGGCAGCAATGGCAATCAAAACCACTATCAGCCAGGTAGCTGTAACTGTTTTAAAAGCAACAAGTAAAATCAAGATAACAGCAATAGCAGCACGGGCTACTCTGTCAAAAATTCCCATGTTACATTTCATATTCAGAAAATTTAGTTTAAAAGTTTTTCTCAATAATTAAGCCAGCAGAAATATTGACAAAATGTCGGATTATCATCAGGCAGGAAGAAAATTTTTATAATGTAAATATCTCTCAATCACTTCATTAACAAACTTAAACGACTCATAACCTCTGCTGTAACCATGTCTGACAACCGGATCCCTGTAATATTTTGGGTATGCCTTTTTGAGCATAAAAGAGTCCACATTGTTATCCCAGTAAAATTTGTTTTTTTTATATTTTTCGGCCAGACGCATGGCATCAAACACATGTCCGGGGCCGCTGTTGTATGAGGCAAGTATGAATTTTATTCTTTCGGAAGAGTCAGCAATCATGTTGAAGCATTTATCGAGGTATTGTATGTATTTGACACCGGCCCTGATTTGAGATTCAACACCTGATAAAGTGTCGATGCCAAAATTTTTTGCGGTAA
This portion of the Sphingobacteriales bacterium genome encodes:
- a CDS encoding DUF2892 domain-containing protein; the protein is MKCNMGIFDRVARAAIAVILILLVAFKTVTATWLIVVLIAIAAIFILTAIFAFCPLYLPLKINTKCKAKTTEEKTE